A region from the Alnus glutinosa chromosome 5, dhAlnGlut1.1, whole genome shotgun sequence genome encodes:
- the LOC133868214 gene encoding subtilisin-like protease SBT2.4 yields MGGWVDIITSLQFMALLLCVNFVASIAEEREIYLVLMEGQPVAFHRRHPPREDGRRVVQPNSEVDKVHAEQLEDSHDQLLESTLETGSYNRLHSFKHIFNGFSVHTTPSQARKLKAAPGVKLIERDRGAKLMTTYTPKFLGLPEVWTQEGGDKNEGEGIVIGFVDTGINPLHPSFAYDPMKPFESNISHFSGACETGPRFPATSCNGKIVSARFFSAGAEAVATLNTSVDFLSPFDAVGHGSHVASTAAGNAVVPVVADGFFYGQASGMAPRARIAVYKAVYPTVGTLADVISAIDQATRDGVDILSLSVGPDEPPEDTLTFLNLFDIAMLFARRAGVFVVQAAGNHGPDPSTVLSYSPWAVGVAASGTDRSFPASLILGNGEKVGGVGLSGPTFGNGLFLYKLVLAKDAVKINGTFPRTPQYIEECQYPEALDPNAVQGSVVICTFSAGFFNQTSTLTAIIDTARTLGFMGFLLLANPTYGDYIAEPIPFPIPAIMIPSVADAKIISQYYEQQTNRDERGFVTKFCARAAIGDGRVASFKGEGPIVSRFSARGPDFIDTNKNPADVLKPDILAPGHQVWAAWSPISSLDPILKGYNFALLSGTSMAAPHIAGIAALIKQCNPLWTPSMIASAISTTATKYDSKGELIMAEGNNIGSLSPSTPFDFGAGLVSPTRAMDPGLVFFSGYDDYISFLCSLPNIDPVTIKACTGEFCNHSLSHPANLNLPSVTISALAGTRSVQRTVKNVGLRPETYLCSVLPPNGTMVSLYPSWFNIAPQGTQDLDIHINVTKAMNAFRFGEIVLTGSLNHIVRIPMSVLPISISL; encoded by the exons ATGGGAGGATGGGTTGATATAATAACCTCATTACAGTTCATGGCGCTTCTTCTTTGTGTGAATTTCGTGGCTTCTATTGCAGAAGAGCGAGAAATATACTTGGTCTTAATGGAAGGGCAACCGGTTGCATTCCACAGACGTCATCCACCTCGTGAAGATGGGAGAAGAGTTGTGCAGCCAAACAG TGAAGTAGACAAGGTCCATGCAGAGCAGTTGGAGGATTCTCATGACCAACTTCTAGAGAGCACTCTGGAGACTGGAAGTTACAACAGGCTCCATAGCTTCAAACATATCTTTAATGGCTTTTCTGTACACACCACCCCTTCCCAG GCTAGAAAACTCAAAGCTGCTCCAGGAGTAAAGCtgatagagagagatagaggagCCAAATTGATGACAACATACACTCCTAAGTTCCTAGGCTTACCAGAAGTATGGACACAGGAAGGAGGAGACAAAAATGAAGGCGAAGGGATTGTGATTGGTTTCGTGGACACAGGCATCAACCCTCTTCACCCAAGCTTCGCTTATGATCCCATGAAGCCTTTTGAGTCGAATATTTCTCACTTTTCTGGAGCTTGTGAGACCGGTCCTCGATTCCCAGCCACTTCTTGCAACGGGAAGATAGTTTCAGCAAGGTTCTTCTCAGCCGGGGCTGAAGCAGTTGCAACTCTCAATACATCAGTAGATTTTCTCTCACCCTTTGATGCAGTTGGACATGGCAG TCACGTGGCATCAACTGCTGCGGGAAATGCTGTAGTTCCAGTTGTCGCGGATGGCTTCTTTTATGGGCAAGCTAGTGGAATGGCACCACGCGCACG GATTGCTGTTTATAAGGCTGTCTATCCAACTGTGGGAACTTTAGCAGATGTCATATCAGCAATTGATCAA GCAACGCGAGACGGAGTGGATATATTATCACTCTCTGTTGGACCAGATGAACCACCAGAAGATACACTCACCTTCTTAAACCTGTTTGATATTGCCATGTTGTTTGCACGACGAGCTGGAGTTTTTGTGGTGCAAGCAGCAGGCAATCATGGCCCGGACCCTTCTACTGTACTGTCTTATAGCCCTTGGGCAGTCGGTGTAGCTGCTTCCGGCACAGACAGAAGTTTCCCTGCTTCTCTTATCCTTGGAAATGGTGAAAAAGTTGGTGGTGTGGGATTATCAG GACCGACCTTTGGAAATGGGTTATTTCTCTATAAGCTGGTTTTGGCCAAGGATGCAGTTAAGATAAATGGGACATTTCCAAGGACTCCACAGTATATTGAAGAGTGCCAATATCCAGAAGCATTGGACCCCAATGCAGTGCAAGGCAGTGTTGTCATCTGCACCTTCTCTGCCGGCTTCTTCAACCAGACCTCTACTCTCACCGCCATCATCGATACTGCAAGAACTCTGGGGTTCATGGGTTTTCTTCTACTTGCAAACCCAACCTACGGTGATTATATTGCAGAACCCATTCCCTTTCCTATTCCGGCCATTATGATCCCCTCAGTTGCTGATGCTAAG ATTATATCACAATACTATGAGCAACAAACAAACAGGGATGAGAGAGGATTTGTGACCAAATTTTGTGCTAGAGCGGCTATAGGAGATGGAAGAGTTGCTTCTTTCAAGGGGGAAGGGCCTATTGTTAGCAGATTCTCTGCAAGAGGACCAGATTTCATTGACACTAACAAAAATCCTGCTGACGTTCTTAAGCCTGATATTCTTGCTCCAGGGCACCAAGTTTGGGCAGCTTGGAGCCCCATTAGCTCCTTAGATCCAATATTAAAGG GATACAATTTTGCACTACTGTCTGGTACCAGCATGGCAGCACCTCATATTGCAGGAATAGCGGCGCTCATCAAACAATGTAATCCTCTCTGGACTCCATCAATGATAGCATCTGCAATCTCAACCACAGCCACCAAGTATGACAGTAAAGGAGAACTGATAATGGCAGAAGGAAATAATATCGGCAGCTTGTCTCCCTCCACTCCTTTCGATTTTGGTGCCGGCCTTGTCAGTCCTACTCGCGCCATGGATCCCGGTCTGGTGTTCTTTTCAg GATATGATGACTACATCAGCTTCTTGTGCTCTTTGCCCAACATTGACCCGGTTACAATCAAGGCCTGTACTGGAGAGTTCTGCAATCACTCACTTAGCCACCCAGCCAACCTGAACCTCCCTTCTGTGACAATATCGGCCCTGGCCGGAACTCGATCAGTGCAACGAACGGTCAAGAATGTAGGACTCAGGCCAGAGACATACTTATGCTCCGTGCTGCCGCCAAATGGGACAATGGTTAGCTTGTATCCATCTTGGTTTAACATAGCTCCACAAGGAACGCAAGATTTGGACATACATATTAACGTGACCAAAGCAATGAATGCCTTCCGCTTTGGTGAAATTGTCCTAACAGGAAGCTTAAATCACATTGTGAGAATACCCATGTCAGTTTTGCCCATTTCAATATCATTATGA
- the LOC133868380 gene encoding chromatin remodeling protein EBS-like, with product MAKTRPGKKDLDSYTIRGTNKIVRAGDCVLMRPSDTGKPPYVARIEKIETDGRNNVKVRVRWYYRPEESIGGRRQFHGAKELFLSDHYDVQSAHTIEGKCTVHSFKNYTKLENVGAEDYYCRFEYKAATGGFTPDRVAVYCKCEMPYNPDDLMVQCEGCKDWYHPACVGMTIEEAKKLDRFMCSECSSDDDVKKPQTVFSESPGADAKVEPKRRKR from the exons ATGGCAAAAACTAGACCAGGCAAAAAGGACTTGGACTCCTACACCATCAGAGGCACCAACAAGATTGTCAGAG CTGGGGATTGTGTGCTGATGCGACCATCGGACACGGGTAAGCCCCCATACGTGGCCCGCATAGAGAAGATCGAGACGGACGGTAGGAACAACGTGAAGGTGAGGGTGAGGTGGTATTATCGGCCCGAGGAGTCGATCGGTGGGCGGAGACAGTTCCACGGGGCCAAGGAGTTGTTCTTGTCCGACCACTACGACGTGCAGAGCGCTCACACGATTGAAGGGAAGTGCACGGTTCACTCTTTCAAGAACTATACCAAGCTCGAGAATGTTGGGGCTGAGGATTACTATTGCAGATTTGAGTACAAGGCTGCTACTGGGGGATTCACGCCCGACCGAGTGGCTGT GTACTGCAAATGTGAGATGCCTTACAACCCGGACGACCTCATGGTGCAGTGTGAGGGGTGCAAGGACTG GTATCATCCTGCTTGTGTGGGCATGACTATCGAAGAAGCTAAAAAACTGGATCGTTTTATGTGTTCTGAATGTTCATCGGATGATGATGTTAAAAAACCCCAGACTGTATTTTCAGAGTCACCAGGAGCTGATGCCAAG GTGGAGCCCAAGCGCCGGAAGAGATGA